The genomic segment ACGATATTCCCGATGAAGGTAGCGCATTTTACTATATATTACATGAATCAGACAAAGGAATTAATGAACCCACTGTTTGTAATCTCAAACACCTTTGTCCAAGCAATTACAGCTGCAGTAATGTCCTGTTGCAGATAATAATGCTTACGTGACGACGGCAATAAGTGTGGCTAGTCTTATTACGGAGAATTTGCTCAGTCATCCTTTTATTGTCCTCCGCAGGCAATGTCAGGTGTGTTTgtctaaatacttttttaagtaTGTTCCATTTCAGATTttctatgtaaataaatatcaacataTTTCCATGTaaacaaattgaaaataattctttTATCATTTGAAGTGCTTGCCATTTACAGGTCCACAACAGTTTAAGAAACTATCATATAGTTCCATACACACTTCTGCCTGTGGTGGCTAGACTTCACCGGAGACAGGATGTCACTACACTGTGGAAAGGCATCGGCTCCACTTGTATTGTGAAAGGACTTAGTCTGGCTGTTGAAGATGTGGTCACAAAAGCTACTGGATGGCCCAAGTTGGTAtttcttacatatttaaataaattagggATTCAGAAAGAAAAGGGAAATGTATTCCTgcaatctaaaataaatatctactctctctctttatttaagagctgcgctcttgttggtggagcCTTCATGACtccataaaataaacataataaatatataaatatctacTACAAAATcatatatcaaaaataacatttttgaattattataactttaaagtttttaaatcacaataattgtaaaatttttgtttgtgtgcacATAAAAGGAtaggtatttgatttgataaaacaGGTGTTTAATCCCTATAAGGGAGAAGTAAGACACAGAAAGCactttttaaatgaaaaccTATATAGATCTTTATTCCCTAGAGTCTAGAGAGTAGGTATTGAATTAACATATAATGTTATGCGATGTATGGCAAGGTCAAATGAAGTATTTCTaatgtctatatttttatttcaacagGGACGTAGGAAAATGTAATTCGGTTTTACAATTCCTCCAGCACATAACATTAAAATGGTAATTCCAATTACTTTTATtggtatttatatatttaattacaatttcTATAAACAGTGTTTAATTTCAGTGTCAGTCTGGCAATCATCACACCATTTTATTCTGCCAGTTTAGTAGAAACAGTACAGAGTGACATAGCCAGTGACAAACCAGCACTTCTAGATGTGTTCAGGGAAGGTTTTGTTCGTATCCTGGAATGGGGAACACCAAGCAGAGGACGAATGTTGCCAATTTGGGCAATTGTACTGCCTACTGCTGCACTTGGTGTCACCAAATACATTGCTCAGTAAGTTAGTAATATACAAGgcacaaaaatgttttatgtgtTGGGTCTTTAATTATCTACTCTAGCCTATGGGATCCCACTACTGTAAATTCTCATCAAATTAATTGGAAGTCTGGGCTCTagtttatttaacataattgACAAGACTTTTTTACAATCTAAATGTAAAGctgtgtatatttattataacataagttTTTACCTTTCAGTATAACTCTAAGGAGTATAACAGTCCGAATACTACGGTTCCAACAGAGGCATCGGCATGAGTTGAGTGATTCATTCAACATGAGTTACAGCAAACAATCCCAAAACCCTCTGATAGAGGACATTAACCTGAAAGCTGGTATTTTCTCCTTCATCACCatggaaatacttttctacCCTGTAGAAACTATCATCCACAGGCTTCACATTCAGGTAAGAGGCATTTGAACAAATAATTCACACAAGTGATTGCTACGAAAACAGAAAACCCTTCAGTAGAGTAGTCTAATCAAAAGTGATGCTTTCCAGTTAAACTTGCATGGGAGAGATCATAAGTGtagaaaattaatattatacacttctcatcaaaaaaatcgaaacacttccgttttcattgtttctgtccgaatttaacacaaaaaagaattcatacgatgaaaaaaaatacataaatgtatagctggcagtttggccattacagtaataagcgaaaattctaaattcaaaattagaatttcatttgtttatcttataaatgaaattaatcactgttttgagacaaatgtgtgtttagggttggagtacatttagcgtttaaaaactaaaaattggcgcctatccttaaactttttgttttttatttcaatactgtgactttgggacgtctgaaaaaaggttttttttctaaaacgtatggatacttcgcccacagaagccgcccaagttgtggcattgctggattctggccttagtcagcgtgttgtggctgcaagactgcatctaagcctgtcatctgttcatagtctataaacgttatcgggagactggtttgttcacgcgccgttcaggatctggcaggaatcgggtcacttctgagcgagatgatcgatttattgtaacaacttctttaagaaatcgacgccttaacgcttttcaactgcagcagcggcttcgtgttgtacgaagtgtggctgtaagtgactctacaattagaagaaggttgaaggatcgtggactggtaccgcataagccagcaaatgggccgaaattaactgcagaccatcgaagagcgcgccttaactttgcacgtgagcacctaaattggtcatacctacagtggagcaaagttctcttttctgatgagtgtaaaattatgctgtatggtaacgacggaaggaacaaggtctacagaagagacggagaacgctatgcacaatgctgcattgaagaaaaggtcagctatggtggcggttcgtggacggtttggggaggaatcagcgccgacggtaagacagagcttgctttcgtgtctgggccacgtctgcctgcactaaactgtcatcggtacgtcgaagagtgtctcgagcctcatgtgatgccctatgcacattttattggcaacggcttcatattcatgcacgacaatgctagggctcacaccgcgggcgtcgtacgagattatcttaacgaagtcgatatctctattatggaatggccagcaagaagcccggacatgaatcccattgaacatctgtgggatgaattaaagagacgaattcgagcaagagatcctgccccagaaacacttagccagctgcaagatgcaatccaagaggaatgagacaatataccacagcatgtgatcgtgactctcatccgatcgatgaagaaccgtatggaagcagtaattagagctcggggagggaatacaagttattaaataaacgttttttagcttttttttttcatttacgtgtgttgttttatccatttcctttatactccatacggaataaaaatgactcatttaacaaaatacgaaacctatgaaaaattcatttaaatttagaacattaacattaagatttgataagctcatattactcattattaaacgacatttaacatttattcctaaatgtacacatttttctgataatcctgacaaaacgtaaacttgcaaggtgtttcgatttttttgatgagaagtgtatttttcattataatattattttgaaagtCTTAATGTACACAGGAGTTTCAGTTAGACACGGTTCAAGGTGACACCTTAAGTTAGGTCATCAGTATAGGTAGCATATTTACCTATACTTGATGGTAGAGTATGTTGATGTACTgttacatcacattaaaataaaataatgaatatagCTATAGCTGTTCCATAAACATTCTCATCAGTCATCTCATGAATATGGACAAACATAGGATGTGAATGTTTGCTGAATTTgaaatgattatgatttttCAGGGTACAAGAACAATTATTGACAATCTAGACACAGGAACATCAGTGACACCAATCCTAACTGGTTATGAGGGATTCATGGACTGTTACAACACAACCATAGCTAGAGAAGGTGTGGCTGGTTTGTACAAAGGTTTTGGGGCCCTTGTGTTGCAGCTAGCGGCTCACCTGGCCATCATCAAATTAACAACTATGGTTGTGTCAGAAGTCTCCAATCTACTAAAACCAGCCAAGTCACCAACAAACTCAGATGAGTCTGTACACTCACAACAAAAGTACCTGTTCAATTAGAGATAAATAATGCCtgtaaaattttattgtaagtgTAATGTGCAACATGTAAGTCGCCATTGAGATTTTTTTGATatagaatttaataaaacattatcaGAATTTATATAAACTTTGATTTTATTAGAATCATTTAGATAGATATTGTCATAAATTTGATTAGTAATTAACAAAACTTTGGTACAGTACTGGTACAATGTGGATGTGGTATCAGACTAGcagctttgttttttttttttgttactttttgtaAAAACTAGATTTAAGTATAACTGGATAGCTTTGATAGATGTGTAAGCTGGttagaaacaaaaaaatctggttgttcaaatgaaaataaaagtttggtcttcagcaattttattttatttctgtaatatacataattctacttagtattattctgtTTTAACCAACTTCTTGAGTgccaaattataattattaaattctaaTGTGATAAGACATGTCGCCCTTTGAGTAACCGTCGCATTATAATTTTGCGTCCATTGGGTGTAGACATTCTAGTCTCCCAGCCATGACGACGAACTCTCTTTACCTCGTTCGGCCGAGGGAAGTAACAACGTACTTTGGTTCTAATAGACGATAGCAAACAGTTATCTGGTTTCACCAGACTATTGCTAGTGGACACCTGAGTTATAGTGTGCAGCCCTTGGCGTAGAAACCTGCAATTTATTAAAAGTTAATTGCAATTTAGTAAATCGACTCCCAATCATAAAGAAAATTGTTGTATTTTTAACTTACCTAAGTGGCTGTAAAGCAGCTGACATTAACCCCGAcatatcttttttaaattagaatacCTATAACTTCTTCCAAATTaagtaattgaaaaaataataataattgaagagGTTATGTGTCACtgtcaagtttattttttttccttgggCCCATTTAAGGGACAGACTAAGATCAAGTTTAATAAAATCCATTGGAGGAAGAATCGGTCCTTTCTCTAAGTAAAATCCTTTTTCAATGGTTTGGCTTTACTAATGCATGCAACATGTGACGTGGTTGGTTGGGTATTGGTTGGATGGTCCATCATCCCCATCCATCCAACAAACGAAAACGAACCAAAGACACCTACGTAGAACAAAGTTGCATGGAGCTTGACGACGTGACGTCGTTTCGTGCGTCAACAACCATAAAATGGCAACATTGTTTTTATCTGTCGACTGTCGATGAAAAATTGAAATAATATGGCGGACCAAAATAACAAGGGCGCTAAAAGATTATTTTGGTCATTTGTATTACATTTCAGACCACAGATTGATTAACATTTTTCATCACAAGTTGTAATTAGTGTTGTATGTTCGGTGAGggaattgttataataaaatgtgagttatttattttcatacttaAATTGTAAACATCCACTAGGTATCGTATTCCTATTCCTATTaattataaagttttatttttgttggcgACAATAATTCGGTGCTCTATTAATGTGGTAATTAATGTGTCACTTTTGTTTACAGTTTCAGACTAAGAATGTCTGCCATAAAAGTAAATTTCGAAATCGGTCATGAAGCCTCTTTGAGATCTAAGAAAACTCCAGAGGGATTCACTCATGACTGGGAGGTATTTGTGCGAGGACAGGAAGGCGCTGATATTAGCCACTTCGTGGATAAGGTTGTCTTCCACCTACATGAAACATTCCCCAAACCAAGAAGAGGTAAAACTCTTTAATTGAGAttgtttttcattaatttataaatatttgctATAACACTTTCATCAAAATTAGCTGCAAATTAGTTgcaaatatttaaatggtgtgcttTAAAAATACCATGCTGCTAAATAATACCATTTGGTTTGAGTGCCATAATTATATGGATTCTATAAAACATACCTAGAAATATAATCATTAAGTAAACATGTGTAATTTTAGACATTTTatcaaatgttttaatattttttttgcagtTGTGAAGGAGCCACCATTTTCCATAAAGGAATCCGGTTATGCCGGGTTTGTTTTTCCaattgaaatatatttgaaaaataaagatgaacctaagaaaataaagttttcttaTGATTTTACATTACAACAAAGTGGCTTTCTCAAAGACAGATACATTTTTCAAAACCCAAATGAAGAGTTTAGAAAAAAGTTGTTGAAAGGAGGAGGTATCCTAATTAGCAATAATGCATTTTATACAAATCCAGACCAGGAAAGTAGGAGCAGAGACTCGTTCACTGAAGATAAACAACTGTT from the Pectinophora gossypiella chromosome 11, ilPecGoss1.1, whole genome shotgun sequence genome contains:
- the LOC126371024 gene encoding mitochondrial outer membrane protein SLC25A46-like gives rise to the protein MAGFGDFTGYNRPFGLDPNRETNDLYDTRYQQIYGYHTPVTEEYQGPPLVMDDIPDEDNNAYVTTAISVASLITENLLSHPFIVLRRQCQVHNSLRNYHIVPYTLLPVVARLHRRQDVTTLWKGIGSTCIVKGLSLAVEDVVTKATGWPKDVGKCNSVLQFLQHITLKCVSLAIITPFYSASLVETVQSDIASDKPALLDVFREGFVRILEWGTPSRGRMLPIWAIVLPTAALGVTKYIAHITLRSITVRILRFQQRHRHELSDSFNMSYSKQSQNPLIEDINLKAGIFSFITMEILFYPVETIIHRLHIQGTRTIIDNLDTGTSVTPILTGYEGFMDCYNTTIAREGVAGLYKGFGALVLQLAAHLAIIKLTTMVVSEVSNLLKPAKSPTNSDESVHSQQKYLFN
- the LOC126371031 gene encoding 39S ribosomal protein L34, mitochondrial, with the translated sequence MSGLMSAALQPLRFLRQGLHTITQVSTSNSLVKPDNCLLSSIRTKVRCYFPRPNEVKRVRRHGWETRMSTPNGRKIIMRRLLKGRHVLSH